The following nucleotide sequence is from Apium graveolens cultivar Ventura chromosome 4, ASM990537v1, whole genome shotgun sequence.
CCCAGTGTTTCATGGTAGGAGTAAACACATTGACATTCTTTATCACTTCATACGAGAATGTGTTGCGAAGGGTGAGATTAAAGTTAAGCATGTAAGCACAAATGAGTAACGAGCAGATTCTCTTACAAAAGCTCTTACCACTGTTAAATTTGAGAAGATGAGAAAACTGTTGGGTGTGAAGACTGCAGTTCAATCAAATTTCGATTAAGGGGAGATTTGTTGGATTATCTAAATTTGGTTATTGTCTATTCTTGATAAATTGGTGCGAAAATAAACCTCTGGAAATCTGGTGATCAACTGTTCACAGCGTGGAGTGATTTTAGTAATTTAGTGTGGCATTATCCTATGAGTTTTGTGATTGATATTCACTTGTTTTTCTATTCCTAGTTTAGATGTCTACGCGGTTCTGTTTTCCTATATATGTAATCAGTTTCTTCATGAATAAAATCAAAACTTGGACATTGAATATTTTCTCTCCTGTCTCTCCTGTTTCTACTGCATAACATACATATTGTTTTTAATATAAACTGCTAAGTTTAACAAGGTCAATCCGATTATCTTAACTTCAATGTAAATACACACAGAACCCCCTTTTAGTTTTTGTTCTGCATCTCCAGACGAATGAAGGTAGATTAAATATTAGATTAAATATGGTTCTTCTCCTCTTGCAATGCGAATACAGATCGAAATCACCAAGGACCAGGTAACAAGATTGCGACAAAAGTTCTTGTTTCATATACAACTGCTGATTGTACATTACCAAAATCGATACTCGATATTCCTCCTCCGGCATCGTACAGAGCAAACAGAAACAAGAAATGTACAAGAAAGCTAAACATAAAGACTTCAGATACAGCTCTAACACAACTAGAGTTATTTGTGTCCTTTAAAACCAAAAACAAACACAGTTCCATTGCACCACATTAAACAAAACAACTACTAGACACATTGTTATATTACAAGAGCTACTTATACTCTGATGAGTCTTTCACAGTCTCAGTAGATTGAGTCTGCCCCTTCCCAACCAGGAGATCTTTAGTTGTCTGACCAATTTCTACTATAGTTTCGCCAATGGCACTGAACACTCCAACGCCTCCTTTCTGTGCCTCTGTAGTTCGCCCGCTTCCCTGCTGTTCTTGCCGTCCATATTCCCCTAGTTCTCCGAGGAATTCTCCGGCCTTCTCAAATGGCCTTTTGACTGTTTCTTTTGCAGCATCAACCGTCTGTCGCCCTGCTCCTGCAATATCATCATGCTTTTGTTCAGTGGTACTCCACACTTCTCCCTGTACACAGCAATCATTGTTTACATACCTGCATCATAGACACAACTAATGCAGCCTGCATCATACACATACAAAAATTACATAAATTTATACCTTTGCTTCAGCTGATTTCTTTGCCTGCATCTCTCTCTCAGCCTCGGCCCTCTTCCTAGCAGCATATTCTTTTGCACTTTCTTCAGTAGCCACAACGGCATCCTTGGCAGCAGCCAACTTCTGAGCAGCATAATCTTTAGCACTCATTCCTACATTTCCTACCTTATCCTTTGCAGCCACAGCTGTCCCCCCAACATACCCTGCAGCACCTGCAGTGACATTCGCAACGGTCTTAGTTGCGCCCACAGCTTTCTCTGCAGTATACTCAGCCGCTCCCCACCCTGCCACAACAGCCTTATCCTTCACAGTCGTAGCAGCACTGGCTACATATCCAGCCGTTCCCTTTCCACTCTCCACCACCACATCCTTGGCCCCAACAGCCTTCTCAGCCACATAATCCTTCGCCTTTGCCACATATCCAACCGTTCCCTTTCCAGATTCCGCCACCACATCCTTTGCTCCAACAGCCTTTTCCGCCACCACATCCTTTGCTCCAACAGCCTTTTCCGCCACATAATCCTTAGTCTGTCCCGTGTAATCCGCAGCAGTCTTACCTGCACTAGCAAGAGTATCTCTAGTACTCTCATACAAGGGCTGCCCTTTCTCAATCGCCGTGTCCTTTAAAACTCCACCCTTCTCCGCAGCATACTGAGAAGTCCTCTGAGCACCTTGCATCAAACTCTCCTTCGCTCGGGCCGCCTTCTCAGCAGCAATTTGAGAAGCATCCTGAGCATACCGAGAAGTCTTTTGAGCGCCTTGCATCACATCCTCTTTCGCTTGGGCCGCCTTCTCAGCAGCAATCCGAGAAGTATCCTGAGAAGTCCTTTGACCCCCTTGCATCACTCTCTCTTTCGCTCGGGCCGCCTTCTCAGCAGCAGCCTTAGCCCCTTGCATCAAGGTATCTTTAGTTTGAGCACCTTTCTCTGCAGCATACTGAGATGTCTTCTCAGCACCTTGATTAAAAGTAGTCTTACCTTCTGCACCTCCTCCTTTGGCCTTGTTGTATCTCTCAGCCGCAGCAGTCAAAGCATCATTGGACTTCTGTTGCGCCGCTTGTCGATACTGAGTAACATCTGCAACTCCCCCTCGTCCACCTTCCATTTCTGAACTTCTCTTAGTCTCTTTGCTCACATCCATTCCTTCCTCGCCATGCATCTCAAACTTGCCAACATTTTCTTTAACCGGAGAAACACTTAGAGATTCAAAGTGACTAGTAATCTTAGGAACTTTTTCTTTCTCGACACCTTGCTCACTCTTCTGCTCTCTGATCACTTGATGCGAAGCCATTACTGTTTTCAACGCAAATTCCGTAAATATCAAATAGAGTATATGTTAATGTAAACTTTGTTTTTGTGATTGATTTTGTGATGGATCAAAACAAGCTCTGTAATATGATGAAAAGGATGAGATAGAGACGAGGCTTTTAAGAAGACAAGTAATGGCGGTTGTGCGGCAGAAGTTTAGTTTGATGCTACGTGTTGCACTTTGGAGGGGGATGACGTAGTGACTCAGCAGGTAGGTTGCATGAGTTTCGACTACGTGTCTATGTGTCAGAATATAATTACATGGAACGTGTCGCAATTTTAGCAAATCCATTTTCAGTAAGCTTTTGTCTCGATAACCCAACCGGATAGGACCACGGGCCTCGGTTTAGAATTTTATTTGACCGGGCCTGTCCTACATGAGATACTTCTATGTAAGAATATCTCCAATAAACGGTTATCAATCTAATTGTCAGTTTTATCAAATcatcatatatattaatattttattttcacttaattttatattaactAAGTAATATTTTATTCTAATAATTAGCAAACTTTAATTGTTGTCTATGTGATCCCTTAAATTAAATTGTAAATGACTCATAAACTAAAAAAGACATTATTAATATAAACTTTTTGCatttttatatgtattttaaccATTTTAGAAAGTTGTCAAGTTTTGACAATCTTGGTAGGCAACCTCCTGACAACCATACAATTCCAATAGGTTATCAACCAAGGGTGTCATGACACATAGGATTTGACAACCCCTTTGTAATCTttattggagatgctctaaaaTACGCATTTAACTTTTCACCTACTATTACTTTTCATTTAAAATAAAGACAGTGGTCAGATTTGGCCTGATAATTCAGATAATAGGATCAGATTTACTTTcgaattataaaataattttagacTATATAGATGGGATCGGAATTTGATTCAGTTCGGGTTTAATTcggattaaaataaaataaaaattgaattaaaatcGGTTCAAATTGGCTCGAATTAAATTTGGTTCGGATATTTTTGGATCCTGACCCATTCATCTTTctatttttaagattttaataTATATAGAGTAAATATAGTGTTTTTTATAAAACATAATGTACTTTTTTAAAcgattataattaaataataatgtCACCAGGATTTTTTTTCAattattaattttgatttaaataaTAGGGATTTTCCTAAAAGTTGATGTATTTGGACAATAAGTTATGACCggttaaattataataaataaactTAACCTAATTCCGTAGAACTATTATTTTTTCAACTCAGATTTATATCGGATCGCATACTGCGGGACATATTCGGTTCAGATAATATATTATTCATTTTGGATGTATTCCAAGTTATAATCGGATCTAATATTTCGGATAATTTTTGGTTAAATTTTCGGTTCGAGTAATTTTTCGTGTAAATTAATTTTTGCATCAATATTGGATTATATGATTTGGGTCGCGGATCAGATTTCGGTTTCATCAATTTCAGTTCAATTTTTTGAATTATGGCCCGTTTTGTCAggtcttgtgataagtgcatgattgttattagcaaatcttgcgatatattggagcatgttgatatgatatattagcatgcctgttttgtaataTTGATATCTCACTGTTGATTCAACTGTTATAAACTGCATATTAACTATGCTAGAGATAGACATtatttgtgtatacccttagtataggggacccaaggtttaacatttttctaaaccgggaggtgaggtccccgagtatattatatatatatagttttcaaaatgatTAATCGAACActatttattcgatagttttaaattataaatgaatattagtttaaatattcattcgaggacatatgactccatttattttattaaataatattcattattttcttaaagaataatgtttcgttattcgccaagtattcgagaaatgattgatatcgtcaatcattcttaccttaaatattttcataaagttattttcaaaacttttacttcatttgctttgaaaaaagctattcgttattggaatattaattataacataatatttatatattctttgattatcttggaattgatttattctatcaaatcatccttattccaaacactttcaaaaatattttcgagtcttcaaaatgattttaaaggctagagcAGATACCCAAActtgtttttaaatttaagatcttcctttcgaaggagatttaaatactcgcttaaaaatctgagggattcggctctatggtgtattttatattcgcatcaaggttgctgttttgataaaagaatttgattacttgcccaacgttcgggaagtaagtccatctaattgagtcggcataagcgataggccggggtacggtctatcgatgtaataactcgaatttttgagatcttgtaaaaatatttaatgaatagtaaccctgacgaacggggaaaatgttttagcccacactatgtagtgcatgagaaaatgagtttcagagttgatattatgattatacgtaccaaatgagtgtatttAAActctattagttttcgaagaaacgaactttgaaaaatgaccatatttacgaatcatcgaggattacgggaatcacaatataattaccaatttaaaaccctacgaatttatattcaagaataataattcaaagcataaggaataaatacgaaaggatttacgtcgcgaaccatttacgagaaagtattacgaaaacatttaagtgaccgagcgaacgcgtaaacgattaaataaacgtagcgcactaactaaccatggtagaaaagtaactatggttactttatcaaatagtgagctaaggtgtaggatgatcaaccaaggctatcaaatagtaagctaaagagctaaaccaagtggcttagcttgtaatctactaATGCTAGCTAGTTTTGTCTCCAAGATTGGAAAGCAAGATCAAACCCTAGGATAGATACTaaggaataacaataaaataaAAGATATCACAagcctcatttccaagaagcaaccaaggaagcatcacaaaaactctctctttctctcccaaccatcccattcggctttttcatcttcaacaaagaaatcaaattcaaaccttcaagctctagccatggataaatcctcccattaattctcaagcttcctaccaaccaaactaaggtaagataaatctttgagctctttttatcaaggtttgatgggtgaaataaaatcaagaaagatgataatgaatagtaactcttctttggtttcttgattttaatggttgttttaggttccaaaaactatactaagcactcccaagacttcaccatcatcaagaacacatctcaagctctcaagaaaggtataaatctttgacccaaccttatttaagatttaagttcaagatccttttagtatatagttgtaaacctagttttggtgggagtattgttgtaatcttgatgtttagctaagtagatttaaggttgattgttgttgcctcaaaaatatgatgttcttgagaggatttagtgtggtgatgatgatatgttgattgttggtggtagtataggatttaaggcataaacgaaactctgatcgtaaccgtaatctcgctaaaacgaacaaaacaaaactttaagtttctgcagaaattaccGAAAATttaactgtagtttcttgaaaaataacccttgattatgatagaaaatattataaggatcgtttaggcgcttgaatcgcttgattccgatttatggatcaaaagttatgatcgttttactaaaagtgatttacgcgacaaaaattgttacgaattacgaactttgaaaatataaatgatcgacttaaaaatgttcataaatcatgaaattctTACATAGAGTATAAAATTGAGTTTCCTAAcggccataaaaatttcaagtgaaaataattatttttcaattttataaaaacatcagagccgagaccgcgcgattagaaaccgtaaaATCCATAAGCGGATCCGAcaacgaaaatgaaaatggacttaagatactttgaaaaaggaagcgaccataatgagaataaggacttaaagaaataataagggaaaaataagttgagagggtgcataataagtagcgcatgagtgcgagtcaccgtaaattagaacgggacctaacgaaacaaattgtgtttatgattatagatttccgagcggaacctagagcatcctccacctcaagatacccaggcaagtttacgaacccaacttcatttactgttgtgttgtgaaaggattgttttattatcattgtataaataccatgcttgccatgatacgtagtaattgaattttcgcataatgtagcgatgttgtacgataagtatatatcgtgaaatgtttaattccgctataaCCGTGACGTAttattataagaccgagagtcggtcgggatttcaaaaataaaaacccgggaatcattccggtgatattaagggacgattaaaagtccatatTAGTTACGTATTAAGGGAcccaacgtccacttacgaaacattaaaacatcTCGAACTGTTATTAAAACggtttccaaagatcgtattccctcaaatATATTTTATCGTTCGAGTAATAAATATCATATACCTactcatttattatgggagaagcatatcccaatgattatttatttcaaaaccgattaaacattaaaggttattaaattacgtaaacataaattaattgaggaatattattttaaaagtaaactccttcgaggtttatttatttatcgattatcatttaattaattattatttatttaagggtttatttatgatttaaaaatcatagaacctgatttaaaatactttctgattttcggaaaattattcgaataatttcagatcgtcgaaaaatatcatctcgacttattttaaatattttgaatatagtttcaaagagaaatTCCCCCCTTACTTAATTATCttttgacaacggtcaactcacatccttagtacttcctccgaaaatttcggaagtacgtatacatatatctatatatataccctaataagataagctgtttctatcaacaaacaaaactcttgggggaacttcgatgtggttcgagttctcgagatatgatagaattcttttaaaggacaagggaggggtagactttggtactatgtgtgctagatggactaccaaaggtaccgcagacgaaggtactctgtgtactcaggaacttgtgaagtatgtgtatacccaaaatgggacacgtaacccgaatgcggccagggtgataaccgggatacgaaggtgtcgtccttctactagtagaaaaagttactattatcgtattacgactgatcatcgtatgcggtggctccaacgagtgtcctattctaCTAATTgtaattgtgatgcaataccgtaacccaagcctatgtgctgggtttactattaaggtattcgcaggataataaaatctcctaaaggattgttttcataagaaggtgtatatcaccaaggaaaactatttttgaataaagcataattatcatatatgatgttttacgtgagtttatcatacagtcattttcatactgtacattattatgctgggcattatagctcacacttgttttcttaaattgacacaacacaacagtaaatcaagatgcctaccatgagactcacagccaggaaacgggtaggaaatggccaactgttccgtaggttgtttgatgatgtaccacaggtagtccgaataagctggattggctttcaattatttttagttcggtttatttataagtatgacttatgtaaggtaataaataagaaacgtatatttggccgacggactagccttacttaaaggttattccccgataagacttaattacttttgggttgtaataattatcactttgtggtttgatttactctagtaatgaatggttcgtttccaagacaataacctgtaagtgtgtgtgtgtgtgataagtgtggggtcgtaaagtgtgagtatttatatattgagatgtaaggtatgtggtttatagtgattTAGATGGTGTGGCCTCCTAGATTCCTGACCCTGAATTTTGGGGTGCCACAATCGAGGTGTAaaaggctgggtgacagtccatcaatgcgtgagtggccgggtaacggtctagcgcaaggtcctaatgcggtcaggctgatgaccggcgaggaatttatccatctactagtagaaaagattacttAATGGGTATAatttcctgatcagcaagatatcgggtttatgccaaagttttcttctttccaaattcattgggtattataacttTGTTTATACtgttcataacagaggttttcaaggaaagtatgagatatatatatatataggtgtgtatatataagtatcgggacttaataaagtatcttgtaacttcatttcttttgaatgatattttaaagattgattatattcaagtcttatcttgtagtctcatctatgtggtaaacttttgaaactgattataccttgaacggtggtagttcaagtagtatttggaaaatatataagtatatattggagtatcttgtaacttcatcttttcaacttatatctagtaaatgattatcttatgcatgacaaagattttcagaaaaaccctgagacaaggttaaatatatgagatcaccttgcaacaatatttttataca
It contains:
- the LOC141721053 gene encoding uncharacterized protein LOC141721053 isoform X2 is translated as MASHQVIREQKSEQGVEKEKVPKITSHFESLSVSPVKENVGKFEMHGEEGMDVSKETKRSSEMEGGRGGVADVTQYRQAAQQKSNDALTAAAERYNKAKGGGAEGKTTFNQGAEKTSQYAAEKGAQTKDTLMQGAKAAAEKAARAKERVMQGGQRTSQDTSRIAAEKAAQAKEDVMQGAQKTSRYAQDASQIAAEKAARAKESLMQGAQRTSQYAAEKGGVLKDTAIEKGQPLYESTRDTLASAGKTAADYTGQTKDYVAEKAVGAKDVVAEKAVGAKDVVAESGKGTVGYVAKAKDYVAEKAVGAKDVVVESGKGTAGYVASAATTVKDKAVVAGWGAAEYTAEKAVGATKTVANVTAGAAGYVGGTAVAAKDKVGNVGMSAKDYAAQKLAAAKDAVVATEESAKEYAARKRAEAEREMQAKKSAEAKEQGDRRLMLQKKQSKGHLRRPENSSEN
- the LOC141721053 gene encoding uncharacterized protein LOC141721053 isoform X1, whose protein sequence is MASHQVIREQKSEQGVEKEKVPKITSHFESLSVSPVKENVGKFEMHGEEGMDVSKETKRSSEMEGGRGGVADVTQYRQAAQQKSNDALTAAAERYNKAKGGGAEGKTTFNQGAEKTSQYAAEKGAQTKDTLMQGAKAAAEKAARAKERVMQGGQRTSQDTSRIAAEKAAQAKEDVMQGAQKTSRYAQDASQIAAEKAARAKESLMQGAQRTSQYAAEKGGVLKDTAIEKGQPLYESTRDTLASAGKTAADYTGQTKDYVAEKAVGAKDVVAEKAVGAKDVVAESGKGTVGYVAKAKDYVAEKAVGAKDVVVESGKGTAGYVASAATTVKDKAVVAGWGAAEYTAEKAVGATKTVANVTAGAAGYVGGTAVAAKDKVGNVGMSAKDYAAQKLAAAKDAVVATEESAKEYAARKRAEAEREMQAKKSAEAKGEVWSTTEQKHDDIAGAGRQTVDAAKETVKRPFEKAGEFLGELGEYGRQEQQGSGRTTEAQKGGVGVFSAIGETIVEIGQTTKDLLVGKGQTQSTETVKDSSEYK